A single genomic interval of Camelus ferus isolate YT-003-E chromosome 24, BCGSAC_Cfer_1.0, whole genome shotgun sequence harbors:
- the HRH4 gene encoding histamine H4 receptor isoform X2 — protein sequence MLPTNDTNALPLNIRITLAFLMSLLAFAIMLGNAVVILAFVVDKNLRHRSNFFFLNLAISDFFVGVISIPLYIPHTLFDWKFGDEICAFWLIVDYLLCTASVYNIVLISFDRYQSVSNAPVRCLKPEKN from the exons ATGTTACCTACTAATGATACAAATGCTTTGCCATTAAACATTCGCATTACTTTAGCATTTTTAATGAGCTTACTAGCTTTTGCTATAATGCTAGGAAATGCTGTGGTCATTTTAGCTTTTGTGGTGGACAAAAACCTTAGACAtcgaagtaatttttttttccttaacttggCCATTTCTGACTTCTTTGTTG GTGTGATCTCCATTCCTTTGTACATCCCTCACACTCTGTTTGACTGGAAATTTGGAGATGAAATCTGTGCATTTTGGCTCATCGTCGACTATCTTTTGTGTACAGCATCTGTGTATAATATTGTACTCATCAGCTTTGATCGATATCAGTCAGTCTCGAATGCT